The genomic window CTGTCAAGATGTTTTTCATTAAAGTCCATACTGACGTCGTTTTTCAGCCGTTATAGAAGTATAACTTTCCCCTTCTTTAATCCAACTCTCTTTTTTTTCTGAGGGGCGAGTATCAATATGAACAAATCCTTCTTTAGGGTAAAACCCTAACCCGTTAAGCCCCTCTATGGTTTCGACATACTTAAAAAGTTCGTTGAGTTCAATCCCCTCGATTTTTATGTGAGCAGCTTTCCCCATAGTATGGTAACTGCGACTATTCCGATTTAAACTTTCATAATGTTCATCACACCAATATGCGGATAAAACGCTAACTTTTTTCTTGAAGTGTTCTCCTATCATTTCCAATACCCCAACAAGCCCCAGATGAATTCTAAACTCTTGCCCTTTACAGAAATTACACCTGCACCTAAAATCTTCATCCCTAAAATGTTCTGAAAGCCTTGCCATTTTAATATTTTAACATAAAAATATACAGGATAGTAATGGTAACTTGCAGTTTTGAAATATTTTCATTGAAATTCCGATAAAAACTTAATGATAAATAAATAGACTTTTTAGAAATCAGGGCTATAATATATTGCGAACAAAAAACTCCAGCCATGTTAAAAGGCCGATAGAGCCCTGCAAAACAATATAACATTGAAAGAGGGTGAGGCAATATGGGGCTAGGAATCGAACCAACTGGAAATACCCCCTCATTTTATGCCCGATACTGGGCACAAGAAGAAGAAGAACGAAGTACGCCGAAAAATGAAAGAATACTATTTGAAAATGTTTCTGAAGATTTGCAAGATCCAATATACTCAGAAGCGGCAGATGCCTTGCTTGAAGAAATTTTAAAAAATAAGCCCGAGTTTTTAAGCGGCGTTAATAATTCAAAAGAACAATTATCTGTATTGTTAATTATAGTACAAGCCATTATACAAGAAAATTCTTTCTTTAAATTTGAAGGAGATACTTTTTCTGCTTTACCTTCCAGACAAGGGGGCCTTGATTTAAGGCTAAATGACAACCTTTTACACCCTTTAAGAAGAAAACTGGGAGACCTTTCTGCAAATGATCTGTTTTCTACGCCAAAAAATAAAAGAGTAGCCATGTGCGAAGAGATTTGCAATGTTATAGAATCACTTATAAATGCTTTCAACAAGAGAAACCCAGGACACCCATTAAAATCATGGAGAGAATATTCAGGAATAGGAACATCGTCATATAAAACACACGTGGAACCTATCGTACAGTTATGTGATGGACGCACATTCAGATTAGCTTTGACTGACCCAGGCAATCTCAAAATTGAAGAGATAACAACAAAAACAATAGATCCACGCGCTTCAGAATATGAAAGCATTAGAGTCCATCATTATAATGATGGGGTTATAGCCTTAAATGGAGCAATTTATGAGCAAGACAATAAAACTCTTTCTGAAGAAAAAACAAAAGACGCAATAAGATCATTAACTGTAGCATATTCTATGAACAAAAAAGATCCTCTTGTTCTGGAAAACTTATGGTTGGCATTCAGCTTAAGCCAGGGTGATAATAAAAAAGCCATGGAAAATATTTTTTCCGAGTCGCTTGCTCTTGGAAACACGAATATATGGTTTCATAAAGGCAATAAATATTTAGAAGAAAATAATTTAGATGACGCGAAAAAAGCCTTTCAGAGAGTCGCTCCTGATAACAACAATTACTGTGATACTCAAGATATACGTGCATATATACTATTGAAAGAAAATAAACCAGAAGAAGCAATGAAGCTATGTTTTACAACTCTCGAAAAAGACCCAAATCACCATAAAACTCTTTATTATTTAGGCATGGCCTTTTTTAATTTAAAGAGATATGAAAGGGCAGAAACAGCCTTCAATCTTTATGTAAAACAGGGGTGTAGAGAGGAAACCCCTGGAGATCTTTATTACTCATCAATTAAACATTTGTCAGCAATAAAGCAACTTCACCCCGATTAGGACAATCGGGGTCAATATGGGAAAAAAGATACTTTTGCGACAATAAAAGGCATTCTAATATTTATGTATTTACTGGTATACTATTATAAATATAAACCCCGATTAGGAAATCGGGGTGAATAATCGGGGTAAATAGGAGGATAAAAATGAAAGCTATTTTAATTTTTACAGTTATTGCTTTTGCAACAATCGGAACAATGTCAGGATGTTCTTCCATATCAGGAGGAACAACAGGAACAATCGCAGACTACTATCCTCATCAAGATGGTTATAGTTGGACATATGGACAATCTTCAACTATATCATTTGATGTAACGGGACTTCCAATCCCCCCTATAGGAGATATAGTGGCAACAGGAACAATAGTTGATACTTTTAACGGTACACAAACAATTAGCACGGGAGAAGCTCAAATCTTAAGAGAAGAGACAACGGCAGGAGGTGTAACTGCAACAATAGAAACTCTCGTAATAGCTTCAGATGATGGAGTAAGAACCTACGGAACGCCATCTATCCCTACGACAACATCAACATATCTATATGCTTTTCCTTTACAAACCGGCAAGACTTGGACAATTATAGGTTCACTGGAAGGGACTGTGGTCGGAGAAGAATCTGTAACAGTAACAGGAGGAACATTCCAATGTTTTAAACTGTCATTGCGCAGCCCAACATTTGATACATTGTACTCCAACTATACATATTATGTCTGGTTAGGAAAAAATGCAGGAGTAGTAAAAACTGCCTTAAGCGGAACTTATACTACATCTTACTCGGGTTATAGTTTGATAACTACTGTTAGCCTTGTTTCACAACTTATATCAAAAACCTTTTAGTAGTTAAGGAAATCTTTGATTTTAGCCCAGATTATCTTTGTCGGGATTAAATAAGTGATTTTGCCGTCATATCACTTGGAATGTCAAGCCCCATAATTTTAAGGATTGTAACTCCAATGTCGGGGACAATTCCATCTTTTGGTCTCTGGTTTATTCCTAAAATCCATAAAGGAACAGGGTTAAGTGAATGTTGAGTGCTTACAACTCTCTTATGGTTATTCTCCAAAAACATTTCATCTGCATTTCCATGATCTGCCGTTAAAATGACAACCCCTCCCCTATCAAGCCATTTAGGAATAATCTCAGAAAGAGATTTTGATACAGCAATCATTGCTTTTTTAGCCGCATCCAAGTTGCCTGTATGCCCCACCATGTCTCCATTTTGGAAATTATGTACAATTAAAGAATATTTTTTTTCATCCATTGCGCGCATAACTGCTTCAGTCTCTTTAAAAGCTGTCATCTCAGGAACAAGATCATATCTTTTCCCCTGTTCCGTCCGATCTTTTAAAGTAGGGTCGTAAACAAGGATGCGATCTTCTCCCACAAACGGCTCCCCTCTGCGTCCAGAAAACCAACCGGTAACATGTGCAAATTTTTCTGTGCCGGCAATCCTAAGTTGCAGTAAATTAGCATTCGAAACAACTTCTCCCACAGTATCAGGGATCTCTTTTTCAGGATAAGCAGTTAAAGCATTCAATCCTTCGTAATATTCAGTCATAGCCACAAAAATTACATTTTTAAGTTTAGACTGTATATCTTGTATTGCTTTATAAATATTTTCATCTATAGGGTTTGTCCCCTTTTTATAATTAAAAAACTTCTTATCTTTCTCAACAAAAGCGACAGTCATCTGAATAGCCCTGTCCTGCCTATAATTCCAAAATATGACTGAGTCTTTTGGCGCAACCCCATCATATTTCCCAATTTTTACAGGTCTAATGAATTCGTCTGTCTCTTTGTTGGCATACGACTTTCTTATCGCATCTTGGGGTGTTTCGGCCTTATTTTCACAATCGCCAAGAACTATTGCCTTTAAGGCGATAAGAGTTTTATTCCAAGCTGTATCCCTATCCATGGATAACTCACGCCCCATGATAGTCTTAACTTTAGCAACATTTTCTAATCCAAGATCAGAAATTTTATTCTGAAGCATTTTTATGTATACATCGCCCAATGCATTGGAGTTTGTATCTCTTCCATCACCAAAAACATGGATTACCACGTTTTTTAAATCATTTTGTTTTGCCAATTCCAACAAAGCAAAAAGATGGTTTATGTGGCCATGGACAGTCCCCCCATGCCCCTGCAAAATTCCCATTAGATGAAGCGTTGAATTGTTCTCTTTGCAATTTAAAACAGCTGAAAGCAAAGACTTGTTATTAAAGAAATCTTTATCTTCTATTGCGACATTTATTCTTTCTATAGACTGATAAACAACACGCCCCGCCCCCATATTTAAATGATTTACTTCCGAATTCCCCATTGTATTTTCAGGAAGGCCAACAGCCCTACCCGAACATTCAAGTCTGGCGTAAGGCTTTTCAAAAAGTTCTTTTAAAAATTGGGCTTCTCCGCTTTTTATTGCCTGATAAACGGCATTTGTTTCATCATTCCTCCCTATGCCAACCCCATCCATAATGCACAAATAAACCGGCCTCATAAAAACATCTCCTATCAAATAAAATGAAAAATGATTTAACCCCGATTATTCATAGACAAACAGAATTCTAGCAGAGTGTTAGAAATTTCCCCAGGTATGAACCCCGATTTCCTAATCGGGGTGAACAATCGGGGTTAATGACTAATATGCTCTTGTTTGTCCCGTTTTTATCAGTCATTTTTAATTAGGTCATTTGTATTATATCCTATTGACGCATAAAATTAAAATGTTATACTTTATGCCGAAACAAAAA from candidate division WOR-1 bacterium RIFOXYB2_FULL_36_35 includes these protein-coding regions:
- a CDS encoding phosphoglycerate mutase (2,3-diphosphoglycerate-independent), which produces MRPVYLCIMDGVGIGRNDETNAVYQAIKSGEAQFLKELFEKPYARLECSGRAVGLPENTMGNSEVNHLNMGAGRVVYQSIERINVAIEDKDFFNNKSLLSAVLNCKENNSTLHLMGILQGHGGTVHGHINHLFALLELAKQNDLKNVVIHVFGDGRDTNSNALGDVYIKMLQNKISDLGLENVAKVKTIMGRELSMDRDTAWNKTLIALKAIVLGDCENKAETPQDAIRKSYANKETDEFIRPVKIGKYDGVAPKDSVIFWNYRQDRAIQMTVAFVEKDKKFFNYKKGTNPIDENIYKAIQDIQSKLKNVIFVAMTEYYEGLNALTAYPEKEIPDTVGEVVSNANLLQLRIAGTEKFAHVTGWFSGRRGEPFVGEDRILVYDPTLKDRTEQGKRYDLVPEMTAFKETEAVMRAMDEKKYSLIVHNFQNGDMVGHTGNLDAAKKAMIAVSKSLSEIIPKWLDRGGVVILTADHGNADEMFLENNHKRVVSTQHSLNPVPLWILGINQRPKDGIVPDIGVTILKIMGLDIPSDMTAKSLI